From the genome of Pseudomonas bubulae:
GACGCGGAGGAATGGTTACACCGCGGCAATCCAATCGCGGGCCAGCCCGCTCCCACAAATCTGCGATGCCAATCGACAAAGCCGTTGGTCATTGTTGACTTTTCATACGCAAATTTTCTTCTATTCTCAGGTCATGGACACCACTGTCGTCACCGGATCGATGCAGCCCGTAGTCTGCGGCTGAAGACAGACTCTACCGAGGGTCGCCGTCATGTCGCGCAACCTTTGCCTTACTCGCCAATGCTTGGGCCTGGTGACCCGTATTGAATGCAGCATTCGACCGCTGGCAGGCAACAACGGGATGTGGACACTGCTCTTCGCCGCCGGCCTGGCAGGCGAACAACCCTCAACGATCAAGGCGCAGGGCCCGTTTCCCGGGCCGTTCGTGGCCGAAACCATTCTTGAATCAATCGTTGAAAGCCTGACCCTGCATGGCTATGAACTCGCCAACGACCCGCAGATCTGGTGCCTGCATGTGCAGGCCCAGTTGCGGCAGATCAATGGCGGGCGTTGCCACGGCTAGGCAGCGTTTTATTGTGGCGTGCTGGCTTCAGGGGCTTTGTCGAGTTTGACTTCAAATCCGTACTCGACAGGGTTCAGCGCGGTGCGGGCATAGCTTTCCAGTCGGGTCGGCTGGCCATAAAAGTAGTGCACGTCAAATACGGCCGCCCCATCGGGTTCGCTGCTATGGCTGACTGCGGCCACTTCCTTCAGATAATTACCCGTGTCGTCCTTGGCATAAAAGCGCCAGGCCTCGGCCGGGAACACTTTTTGATCAACGATCAGGGCATTGCCCTTGAGTTCAAGGCCTTTGGGCAGGCGGGTGATATCCAGCTCTTGCTTGTCGATGTCGGCAATAAACAGGGGGATTGAGCCCACCGCATAGGCTGGCGTTTCGGGGAACAGGTTGAGGTCGTAGGTGATAACGCCTGCATGCGGGTCGACATCGAAGGCTTCGGCGGGCAGTTCCAGTGGCTCGCTGCGATTACCGTTGTCGTCTTCAGCAAAAAAGGTCACCGGCGCGTCAGACGTGTCCGGGAGCGTACCGAGCATTTCACCGTTGAAAGTGGCAGGGTGGCTGAACTCAAGGGACGCGGCACTGGCATCGTCCACTGACTGGCTGATCACCACGCTTTTTTCCAGTTGCTCGGGTGCCAGCGTGGCGTCTTTCAAATAGTTGGCGGCCTGATCGTCATACACCACGACGTTGAGCGGCAGGGGCTGTATGTCTTTGCCCAGCACGTTTTTGTCCAGTGTACGCACAGGCAGGTCGAGGGACTTGCGGGTGACATTGGCGGTGGAGAAATCGAGCACGTTGATGTCGACATTTTCCACTGTACCGTTGAAGTACACCTTGCTGTAGTGATGCGGGTGCTGCTGATCGAAGGCCTTTTGCTCGTTATCCAGTTGTTGCTCGAAAGCGTCACTCCAGGCAGTTTGCTTGAGCATTTCGGCCAATTGCTGCTGATAAAACGCCAGTTGTTCGGCGTTTTCGTTGATTGAGCCTGAGCGTGTCAGGAACTGCCCGGTACGGTCGCGGGCCTGGATGATCAGCGGATTGAGCGGGGTGTCACGCACTTGTTCGGCCAGTGCAGCGCTGTTGACGATATCCACTTCGGCAAAGTTCTTGCCCAGTGCCAGCAGGGTTACGCTGATCGTGCCGTGGGTGCTGGTTTTACCCACGTCCTTGGCAGTGAGGTTGAAATTGACCACTTTGCCCGGCGCGATGACTTCGACTTTGCCGTGCAGTGTCAGGGGTTGAGGTTGTTGGGTGTTGGCGGTTTCAACCCCGTCGATATAGGGGTAAGTGACGGTCAGGTCGTCAGGGTTGCTCAGGTTGGCGCTGGAGGGGCTCAGCTGGATGCCGGGATCGCTCTCGGACCATTCCGGCGCAAAAGGCACCTCTTGCTTGTTGCTCAGGGTTACCGACTGCCATTCCAGCGCATGGGGGAACGGGAACTCGGATGCACTGTTAAGCGGGAACGGGAAGACCGGCTCCAGGTCCGTCAGGTAATCGGAACTTGTATTTTTGCGCAGTACAAACAAACCGTTGATATAGGTATCGGTAAGCGCCTGGCTGCTCGGGTAGTGCTTGAGCACCGCCAGGTCGTCGGCACCGTATTCGGTTTCTATCGGCTTGTCTTGCAGCTTGAGGCGTGCCCGTTCGAGCAACAACAAGGAGCCGCCGAGGTCGGCCACAGCATCCTTGAGCTGCTGATCCTTGATCCCGTCCAGGCTCTGTTCGAACGCTGCGCTGCGTTCCTCAAGGCTGGCCTGCTGATGTTCGTCGTCAGGAGAGCAGCCGCCGACAGCGAGCAAAGCCATCGAAAGCCCAAAACAAGCCAGGGGGAATCGCAGATCCATGGTTCGGTTTTCCTGTCCGTAAACAATGCTGAGAGGGTGGACACTAGCAGAAAATGTTTTTACAGGCTGTTTCCAAGCCTTTAACACAGTGCTTTTCGCACTGATATACTCGCGCCCATTTTGTAATAGCCTGTGAGATTCAATGGAACGCTTTATCGAAAACGCAATGTACGCCTCGCGCTGGATTTTGGCGCCTATTTACTTCGGGCTCTCACTGGGCCTGCTGGCTTTGGCATTGAAGTTCTTTCAGGAAGTGTTTCACGTAATCCCCAACGTGTTTGCGCTAACTGAGTCTGACTTGATCCTGGTCATTCTGTCGCTGATCGACATGGCGCTGGTAGGCGGTTTGCTGGTCATGGTGATGATTTCCGGTTATGAGAACTTTGTTTCGCAACTGGATATCGACGAGCACAAGGAGAAGCTCAGCTGGTTGGGCACCATGGACTCCACCTCGCTGAAGATGAAAGTCGCGGCATCGATTGTGGCCATTTCGTCGATCCACCTGCTGCGGGTGTTTATGGACGCGCGCAATATCGAGACCGAGTACCTGATGTGGTACGTGATTATTCACATGACCTTTGTGGTGTCGGCGTTTGCAATGGGCTATCTGGACAAGCTGACCAAACACTGAAGCCAACCCCGGGCTGCGAAGGCTTTGGGGGCTGTGGTAGTCTGCTGGCCCTTTTTTGGTTCAGGGTGTTCGGGGTCGCGGTTGACGCGGCTTCTTTCCGGCCCCTCCACAGCGGAGCAGTGTTATGTCCGAAGTAAATCTGTCGACCGACGAAACCCGCGTCAGCTACGGCATTGGCCGCCAGTTGGGCGACCAGTTGCGCGACAACCCGCCACCTGGCATCAGCCTGGATGCAATCCTGGCTGGTCTGACTGACGCCTACGCAGGCAAGGAAAGCCGTGTAGGCCAGGAAGAAATGTCGGCTAGCTTCAAGGTGATCCGCGAGATCATGCAAGCTGAAGCCGCTGCCAAGGCAGAAGCTGCTGCGGGCGAAGGCAAGGCTTTCCTGGCTGAAAATGCCAAGAAAGACGGTATCACCACCCTGGCTTCCGGCCTGCAATTTGAAGTGGTAACCGCGGGTGAAGGCGCCAAGCCATCCCGTGAAGACACCGTACGTGTTCACTACCACGGCACCCTGATTGATGGCACTGTGTTCGACAGCTCCTACGATCGTGGTCAGCCGGCTGAATTCCCGGTTGGCGGCGTGATCGCTGGCTGGACTGAAGCCCTGCAACTGATGAACGCCGGTAGCAAATGGCGCATCTACGTGCCGAGCGAACTGGCCTACGGCGCCCAGGGCGTTGGCAGCATTGCTCCGCACAGCGTGCTGGTATTCGACGTAGAGCTGCTGGACGTTCTGTAAGAACCCCGCGTTTTAACGTTGGCTGCGGGTTTGCTGGCAAACCCGCAGCTACACCGGTGCCGTCATATCTGTATCTTGGCGTGGTGCGGGTGAGTGTCAGTCGTGCCGCAAGGGCGCAATGCCCGGGCATAGCAGAACAGAAACAGATTGCGCACCAACTCCTTGAGCACCACCGGCTCGCTGGAATTGAGGCCGTTGAAATCCAGGTCGCCCTGATCCTGTAGCTCGCTTAGTGCTTCTTCTTCCAGTACCGCACAGACTTCCCCGGTTTCCCGATGCAGGATTCGCAGATAAGGGTGTGGACGGTCCAGCCAGGCATCAATTAAATAAGTCATGGTCGTCATCTCCTTGATGAATACCAATGAGAATAATTCTTATTCAATTAATAGCAAGTGCCTATTGGCGGATTTCTGATCTTTCTGCGTTAGAACTGCTGGGGATCAAGGTTGCTGGCTTTTTGATGTTGCTGGGCGGGGGAGGGTGTAGCACCTTCCTGCGCAGGGCACAGGAAGGCATGCAGCAGAATCAGACCTTGCGTACGAACTCGGATTTGAGTTTCATCGGGCCAATGCCATCGATCTTGCAGTCGATATCATGGTCGCCGTCGCACAGGCGGATATTCTTGACCTTGGTGCCCACTTTAACCACCAGGGAAGTACCCTTGATTTTCAGGTCCTTGATCACGGTGATGGTGTCACCGTCGGTCAGTACGGTGCCTGCGGAGTCTTTGTAGACTTTCACGTCATCGGCTGTTTCAGCGTCGCCACTGGCAGACCACTCGTGGGCGCATTCCGGGCAGATCAGCTGGGCGCCGTCTTCGTAGGTGTATTCGGAATTGCATTTTGGGCAGGGTGGCAACGTGCTCACTCAAAGCTCCTTAAGAGTCAGGATGGCTAAAAGGCACGTATTGTATAGGGTTTTAGTGCGAGGCGGGTAATGGCGGGGCAGATTGACCCTGTGGGAGCGGGCTTGCCCGCTCCCACAGGCAGTCAGTGCGTGCGTGCTACAGCAAACTCGCTCAGCTCAACCAGCGCATCGCGGTATTCGCTTGGCGGCAAGGCTTCGAGGCACACAATGGCGCGGGCCACGAAGTCGCGAGCCAGCCGGGCGGTGTAGTCCAGGGAACCAGAGGCCTCAACGGCTTCGCGAATGCTCTCCAGGTCCTCGATACCGCCTTTCTGGATCGCTTTGCGCACCAGGGCTGCCTGTTCAGGCGTACCTTCACGCATGGTGTAGATCAGCGGCAGGGTCGGTTTGCCTTCGGCCAGATCGTCACCGACGTTCTTGCCCAGGGTTTCGGCATCGCCACGGTAGTCGAGCAGGTCGTCCACCAGCTGGAATGCCACGCCCAGGTGATCGCCAAAGGTGCGCAGCGCTTCGCTCTGTTCCGGCGTGGCACCGGCCAGCGCTGCAGCGCTGTGGGTCGAAGCCTCGAACAGCATCGCGGTCTTGCCGCGGATGACTTCCATGTAGGTTTCTTCGGTGGTGCTGGCGTCGCGCACTTTGGACAGCTGCAATACTTCGCCTTCGGCGATGATGCGGGTGGCTTGCGACAGGATTTTCATCACTGGCATCGAGCCCAGCTCAACCATCATCTCGAAGGAGCGCGAGTACAAAAAGTCGCCGACCAGTACGCTGGGGGCATTGCCCCAGGTAGCATTGGCAGTCTTGCGGCCACGGCGCATGCCCGACATGTCGACCACGTCGTCGTGCAGCAGGGTGGCGGTGTGCAGGAACTCAATGGTGGCGGCCAGCAGGCGCAAGTCGTCGCCTTCGCGACCCAGGGCCTTGCCACACAGCAACACTAATAAAGGACGCAGGCGCTTGCCGCCGGCCGAAGTAATGTAGTCGCCGATTTTTGAGACCAGCGGTACGCGTGAAGTCAGCTGCTTCTTGATGATGCCATCGACGGCGCTAAAATCGTCCGCCACCGCGCGGTAGAAAGCTTGGGGTTGCATCAGCGACAGGTGCTCCAGAAGGGTTGCGCGGCATGCTAGGTCGGGGGGCTGGGCCTGTCAAGGCGGATGGACGGCCCCTTGCAAGCCTGACTTGCCTTGCGTACAATCGCGCACCCTGAACTTCCTGGGCAGCACCTGCCTTACGCAATTGCATCTGGGCCGTTCCAGCCCCATGCAGCCATGCCAGCCAATACCTTTACCTATAAAGCGCTGGGTGAGCAGGATTATCGGAGAAATACCATGTCGTACGCAGTAATCGTTACTGGTGGCAAGCAATACAAAGTAGCTCCAGGTGAATACCTGAAGATCGAAAAACTGGAAATCGCTACCGGCGAATCCGTAACTTTTGATCGCGTTCTGTTGGTCGCCAATGGCGATGACGTGAATATCGGCGCTCCAGTTGTACCTGGCGCCACTGTTGTGGCTGAAGTGATCTCCCAAGGTCGTCACGATAAAGTCCGCATCATCAAGTTCCGTCGTCGTAAGCACCACATGAAGCGTATGGGCCACCGCCAGTGGTACACCGAGATCAAAATCACCGGTATTCAGGCTTAATTTCAGCCTAATTCCTCACTAGGAGAATTGACTCATGGCACACAAAAAAGCTGGTGGTAGTACCCGTAACGGTCGCGACTCAGAAGCCAAACGCCTTGGCGTGAAGATGTATGGCGGCCAGGCTATCATTCCGGGCAACATCATCGTGCGTCAGCGCGGCACCCAATTCCACGCTGGCTACGGCGTTGGTATGGGCAAAGATCACACCCTGTTCGCGAAAGTGGAAGGCGTGATCAAGTTCCAGGTTAAAGGCGCCTTCGGTCGTCGCTATGTAAGCATCGTTCCGAAGACTGCAGTCGTCGCGGCGTAATAGCTTGGTAGCTGGAAGAGCCCTGTCTTGCGACGGGGCTTTTTCGTTTGTGGGGTGAGTCTCTTGCAAAACTGTTTGTATGGGCTGCTGGCGCTGGATTTAACGGTCGTTGATTGAGGTCGCTGCGCTCATTTTTGCAAGAGTCTTATGTCTTGGTTTTTATCGGCTCGTCCTGATGACGAGAGGCGCGTTTTGTTATGAAGTTTGTAGATGAAGTATCGATCAAAGTAAAAGCAGGCGACGGTGGTAACGGTTGCATGAGTTTCCGTCGTGAGAAGTTCATCGAAAACGGTGGGCCAAACGGTGGTGATGGCGGTGATGGCGGCTCGATCTACATGGTCGCCGACGAAAACCTCAACACCCTGGTTGACTACCGTTACACCCGTCACTTTGACGCCCAGCGTGGCTCGAATGGCGGCAGTACGGATTGCACCGGTCGCAAGGGTGAGGATCTGGAGCTGCGTGTTCCGGTCGGCACTACCGTGATCGACGCTGGCACCCAGGAAATCATTGGCGACCTGACCAAGGCCGGCCAGCGTTTGCTGGTGGTGCATGGCGGTTGGCACGGTCTGGGTAATACCCGATTCAAATCCAGTACCAACCGTGCGCCACGCCAGACCACGCCGGGTAAGCCGGGTGAGCAGCGTGACCTGAAACTGGAGTTGAAGGTGTTGGCTGACGTTGGCCTGTTGGGCTTGCCGAATGCCGGTAAAAGTACCTTTATTCGTTCGGTGTCTGCGGCCAAGCCAAAAGTGGCGGATTATCCGTTCACCACCCTGGTGCCAAACCTGGGTGTGGTCAGCGTGGATCGCTGGAAGAGCTTTGTGATCGCCGATATTCCGGGTCTGATCGAAGGGGCTTCCGATGGTGCTGGCCTGGGGATCCGTTTCCTCAAGCACCTGGCGCGTACCCGTCTGTTGTTGCACCTCGTTGACATGGCGCCGGTTGAGGGTAGCGAGAGCGCTGCTGATACCGCGGAAGTCATCGTTAACGAACTGACCAAGTTCAGCCCGTCGCTGGCTGAGCGTGATCGTTGGCTGGTGCTGAACAAGTGCGATTCGCTGCCACAAGACGAGCACGAAGCGCGCGTCAAGGAAGTGGTTGATCGCCTTGAGTGGACTGGCCCGGTTTACGTGATCTCGGCCATTGCCAAGATCGGTACCGAAAAGCTGTGTCACGACATCATGCGTTATCTGGAAGATCGTGCTGATCGTCTGGCTGCTGACCCTGCCTACAAGCAAGAGTTGGCCGAGCTGGATCAGCGTATCGAAGATGAAGCGCGTGCGCAGTTGCAGGCGCTGGATGACAAGCGTGCCCTGCGTCGCAGCGGCGTGAAGAGCGTCCATGACATCGGTGAAGATGACTGGGACGAAGAAGATGTTGATGATGAAGATGGTCCGGAAATCATTTACGTCCGCGACTGATTCGTTGCAGTAAACTACAGCGCCGCTCAATGAGCGGCGTTTTAGCATCTACGATTTGGTAATCAAAAATAATTCCATGGGTGGCGCTCGGTCGCGCTGCTCTCAGGCATAGGTTGGATGATGATGCGGAGCAAGGTGACGGGTGCGCAGCGCTGGGTCGTGAAGATCGGCAGCGCGTTGCTGACAGCGGATGGCAAGGGCCTGGATCGCGCGGCGATGGGCGTTTGGGTTGAACAGATGGTGGCGTTGCACGAGGCTGGCGTAGAGCTGGTGCTGGTGTCTTCGGGTGCGGTTGCGGCCGGAATGAGCCGCTTGGGCTGGACGGTGCGACCGAGTGCCATGCACGAGCTGCAAGCTGCTGCGGCTATTGGTCAGATGGGGTTGGTGCAGGCCTGGGAGTCGAGCTTTGCCGAGCATTCCCGGCATACCGCGCAGATCCTGCTGACCCATGACGATCTGTCTGATCGCAAACGCTACCTCAATGCCCGCAGCACCCTGCGTGCGCTGGTGGAATTGGGCGTGATCCCGGTCATCAATGAAAATGACACGGTGGTCACGGACGAAATCCGCTTCGGTGACAACGATACGCTGGCCGCGTTGGTGGCTAATCTGGTCGAGGCTGATCTGCTGGTGATCCTGACCGATCGCGACGGCATGTTTGATGCTGATCCGCGCAACAATCCTGATGCCAAGATGATCTACGAGGCGCGTGCCGATGATCCGGCGCTGGATGCAGTGGCAGGCGGTACCGGTGGTGCGTTGGGGCGTGGCGGCATGCAGACCAAGTTGCGTGCGGCGCGCCTGGCGGCGCGTTCCGGTGCGCACACGATCATTGTGGGTGGGCGTCTGGAGCGGGTGCTGGATCGTCTCAAGGCGGGCGAGCGAATGGGTACCTTGCTGTCCCCGGAGCGTGGCCTGCTGGCTGCGCGCAAGCAGTGGCTGGCCGGGCACTTGCAGACCCGTGGCACGCTGGTGCTGGATGAAGGCGCTGTGGCGGCCTTGTCCAAGGGCAATAAAAGCCTGTTGCCTGTAGGGGTCAAGGCGGTTCAGGGCGGTTTCCGTCGTGGCGAGATGGTGGTGTGCGTCGCGCCGGACGGGCGGGAGATCGCTCGTGGCCTGGCGAACTACAGTGCTGCCGAGGCGCAAAAAATTATCGGGCAATCGTCGGATGCGATTGTCGGTTTGTTGGGTTATATGGCGGAACCTGAGCTGGTTCATCGCGATAACCTGATTCTGGTTTGAATTTGAGGTGTGGTATGCGCTTGATTGGCGGTTTATTGGGTTTGATGTTGGCGATGCCGCTAATGGCCTCGGCGGAAGAAATTGGCTCGGTGTCGACGGTCTTCAAATTTGTCGGGCCTAATGATCGTATCGTCGTAGAAGCATTCGATGATCCCAAGGTAGATGGCGTGACTTGCTACCTTTCTCGTGCCAAGACGGGTGGCATGAAAGGTGGTCTGGGTTTGGCTGAAGATCGCGCCGAGGCGTCGATTGCCTGCCGTCAGACCGGGCCGATCAGCTTCAAGGGTGACCTGAAAGAGGGTGATGAGGTGTTCAAGGAGCGGACTTCGCTGGTCTTCAAGACCATGCAGGTGGTGCGTTTCCTGGATAAAAAGCGCAATACGCTGGTGTATCTGGTGTACAGCGACCGTCTAATTGAAGGTAGCCCGCAGAATGCGGTGACGGCAATTCCGATTTTGCCGTGGCCACACGAGTAACGGTCTTCAAGAAAAGCCGCGCTGGTCGCGGCTTTTTATTGTGCGGATTTTACCGGCTCTGTAGCAGCTGCCGAAGGAACGAGGCTGCGTTCGGCGGCGGAGCCGTCGTAAAACCGGGTTTTGCTGTGTGTCAGACAAGCTTGGGTTTGAATATTTGCGGTCGCTGCGCAACCGAACGCAGCCTCGTTCCTTCGGCAGCTGCTACAAGGGTGTCGCTTAAATCGCAGGCAATAAAAAACCGACCCTAAGGTCGGTTTTTTAAAAAGCTTATCGCTTAAGCAGCAGTCGCAAGGTTCAACGCCTTGACGTGGCCATTCAGGCGGCTCTTATGGCGAGCAGCTTTGTTCTTGTGGATGATACCTTTATCGGCCATACGGTCGATAACAGGAACAGCCAGAACATAAGCAGCTTGCGCTTTAGCAGCGTCTTTTGCGTCGATGGCTTTAACTACATTCTTGATGTAGGTACGAACCATGGAACGCAGGCTGGCGTTGTGGCTGCGACGCTTCTCAGCCTGTTTTGCACGTTTTTTGGCGGAAGGTGTGTTGGCCACCGTCGAGCTCCTCGAAAGACTTTTGGGAAATAACAAACAAAATAGGCCGCGAATCATGCCGATGACGAGAACTCTTGTCAAGGGCGTTTGATGCGATCCGCTGAGTGGTGGATCGAGGCAGACGGGATATTTATTTCCGGCGCTTGACCTGTAAACTCGCGAGCTTGGCTCTGTGCTGTTGCGGCGCGCAGTATCGCATAAGTGGGCGCTTTGTTCGCCTGCTCTTTCTCTATAGGCAAAAACTCTTTCAATGAATTTGCTCAAGTCGTTGGCTGCCGTCAGCTCAATCACCATGATTTCCAGGGTTCTGGGCTTCATTCGCGACACCATTATTGCCCGTGCCTTCGGTGCCGGAATGGCCACGGATGCATTCTTTATTGCCTTCAAACTGCCAAACCTGCTGCGCAGGATCTTCGCCGAGGGCGCTTTTTCCCAGGCCTTTGTGCCGATTCTGGCTGAGTACAAAAGCCAGCAGGGCGAGGAGGCGACCCGCACTTTTGTCGCTTATGTCGCCGGGCTTTTGACCCTGGTGCTGGCCATTGTCACCGTGCTGGGCATGGTGGCGGCCCCCTGGGTCATCTGGGCAACGGCCCCGGGGTTCGCCACGACCCCTGAAAAATTCGAGCTCACCAGCGACATGCTGCGGGTCACCTTCCCTTATATCCTGCTGATCTCGCTGTCATCCCTGGCGGGGGCGATCCTCAATACCTGGAACCGTTTTGCGGTGCCGGCCTTTGTGCCGACCCTGCTTAACGTCAGCATGATTGTGTTTGCGTTGTTCCTGACGCCGTATTTCGATCCGCCGGTGATGGCTCTGGGCTGGGCCGTGCTGGTGGGTGGTCTGGCGCAGTTGCTGTTTCAACTGCCACACCTGAAAAAGATCGGCATGCTGGTGCTGCCAAGGCTCAATTTGCGCGATACCGGCGTGTGGCGGGTGATGAAACAGATGCTGCCAGCCATCCTTGGGGTCTCGGTCAGTCAGATCTCTCTGATCATCAATACGATATTTGCCTCATTCCTTGTGGCTGGATCGGTGTCATGGATGTACTACGCGGACCGTCTAATGGAGTTGCCTTCAGGAGTGCTGGGGGTGGCGCTGGGCACCATCCTGCTGCCAACCCTGTCCAAGACCTACGCCAACAAAGACCGTCAGGAGTATTCGCGTATTCTCGACTGGGGCTTGCGCCTGTGTTTTGTGCTGGTGCTTCCATGTTCCCTGGCGCTGGCCATCCTGTCCGAGCCGCTTACCGTTTCGCTATTCCAGTACGGCCAGTTCACGGCGCTGGATGCGGCCATGACCCAGCGTGCATTGATCGCTTATTCGCTGGGCCTGCTCGGAATCATCATTATCAAGGTGTTGGCGCCAGGCTTTTATGCACAGCAAAACATTCGCACGCCAGTCAAAATAGCGGTATTCACCCTGGTGGTGACGCAGTTGCTCAACCTGGTCTTTATCGTTCCGTTGCAGCATGCGGGGCTGGCGTTGGCCATCAGCGTAGGCGCCTGTATCAATGCCGGGCTGCTGTTCTGGCAGTTGCGCCGGCAAAAGCTGTTTGTCGCCCAGCCGGGCTGGACCAAATACCTGTTCAAGCTGGTGCTGGCCGTAGCCGTGATGTCGGCGGTATTGCTGGGCTTGATGCACCTGATGCCGGCCTGGGATCACGGCAATATGCTGGAGCGCTTTATTCGTCTGGGCGGCTTGGTTGTCGCGGGCGTGCTGGCGTATTTCGGTATGCTGCTGCTGTTGGGGCTGCGTTTGAAGGATTTCGCCCGCAAGTCACTTATGTAAGCTAATGACGGGTCAGACGTCGATTTTGTCGAATTGACCCGATTTGCCTTGCGCTGTTGCCTGTCGTACTGGGCCGGGTGTGGTTATAATCGACCACTTTATGAGCAAGAAGCGCGTTATGCAGCTGGTTCTAGGCCTTCACAATCTGCGGCCCCAGCATCGGGGCTGTGTCGCCACTATTGGCAACTTTGACGGTGTACACCGTGGTCACCAGGCTATCCTGGGCCGGCTGCGTGAGCGTGCACTGGAGTTGGGCGTGCCCAGCTGCGTGGTGATTTTCGAGCCGCAGCCGCGCGAATTCTTCGCCCCGGATACGGCTCCTGCACGTCTGGCCCGGTTGCGCGACAAGCTGCAACTGCTGGCAGACGCCGGAGTCGACCGGGTGCTGTGCCTGGCGTTCAATCAACGTCTGTGCAAGCTCAGCGCCGCCGAATTCGTCGATACCATTCTGGTCGACGGCCTGGGCGTGCAGCATCTGGAGGTCGGTGACGACTTCCGTTTTGGCTGCGATCGCGTCGGCGATTTTGACTTTTTGCAGCAGGCTGGCCAGATGCAGGGTTTCACCGTCGAGGCGGCGCAAACGGTTGAGCTTGATGGCGTACGCATCAGCAGCACCAAGGTGCGTGATGCTCTGGCCAGTGCCGACTTCTCCCTGGCAGAGCGTTTGCTGGGGCGCCCTTTTCAAATCGCTGGCCGGGTATTGCACGGGCAAAAACTGGCGCGCCAGTTGGGCACGCCGACCGCCAATATCCAGCTCAAGCGTCGTCGTGTGCCGTTGACCGGGGTGTACCTGGCCAGCGTCGAGATCGACGGTAAAACCTGGCCCGGCGTCGCCAATATCGGCGTGCGGCCAACCGTAGCAGGGGATGGCAGCGCCCATCTTGAAGTACATCTGTTGGATTTCGCCGGCGATCTGTATGGTCGGCGTTTGAACGTGGCATTCCACCACAAGCTGCGTGATGAGCAGCGTTTCGCCTCCCTGGAGGCGCTCAAGACGGCGATCAATGCGGACGTCGCCGCCGCCCGAGCCTTTTGGCTGGGTC
Proteins encoded in this window:
- a CDS encoding TIGR00645 family protein, with protein sequence MERFIENAMYASRWILAPIYFGLSLGLLALALKFFQEVFHVIPNVFALTESDLILVILSLIDMALVGGLLVMVMISGYENFVSQLDIDEHKEKLSWLGTMDSTSLKMKVAASIVAISSIHLLRVFMDARNIETEYLMWYVIIHMTFVVSAFAMGYLDKLTKH
- a CDS encoding FKBP-type peptidyl-prolyl cis-trans isomerase, translated to MSEVNLSTDETRVSYGIGRQLGDQLRDNPPPGISLDAILAGLTDAYAGKESRVGQEEMSASFKVIREIMQAEAAAKAEAAAGEGKAFLAENAKKDGITTLASGLQFEVVTAGEGAKPSREDTVRVHYHGTLIDGTVFDSSYDRGQPAEFPVGGVIAGWTEALQLMNAGSKWRIYVPSELAYGAQGVGSIAPHSVLVFDVELLDVL
- a CDS encoding zinc ribbon domain-containing protein YjdM codes for the protein MSTLPPCPKCNSEYTYEDGAQLICPECAHEWSASGDAETADDVKVYKDSAGTVLTDGDTITVIKDLKIKGTSLVVKVGTKVKNIRLCDGDHDIDCKIDGIGPMKLKSEFVRKV
- a CDS encoding polyprenyl synthetase family protein — protein: MQPQAFYRAVADDFSAVDGIIKKQLTSRVPLVSKIGDYITSAGGKRLRPLLVLLCGKALGREGDDLRLLAATIEFLHTATLLHDDVVDMSGMRRGRKTANATWGNAPSVLVGDFLYSRSFEMMVELGSMPVMKILSQATRIIAEGEVLQLSKVRDASTTEETYMEVIRGKTAMLFEASTHSAAALAGATPEQSEALRTFGDHLGVAFQLVDDLLDYRGDAETLGKNVGDDLAEGKPTLPLIYTMREGTPEQAALVRKAIQKGGIEDLESIREAVEASGSLDYTARLARDFVARAIVCLEALPPSEYRDALVELSEFAVARTH
- the rplU gene encoding 50S ribosomal protein L21; its protein translation is MSYAVIVTGGKQYKVAPGEYLKIEKLEIATGESVTFDRVLLVANGDDVNIGAPVVPGATVVAEVISQGRHDKVRIIKFRRRKHHMKRMGHRQWYTEIKITGIQA
- the rpmA gene encoding 50S ribosomal protein L27 translates to MAHKKAGGSTRNGRDSEAKRLGVKMYGGQAIIPGNIIVRQRGTQFHAGYGVGMGKDHTLFAKVEGVIKFQVKGAFGRRYVSIVPKTAVVAA
- the cgtA gene encoding Obg family GTPase CgtA encodes the protein MKFVDEVSIKVKAGDGGNGCMSFRREKFIENGGPNGGDGGDGGSIYMVADENLNTLVDYRYTRHFDAQRGSNGGSTDCTGRKGEDLELRVPVGTTVIDAGTQEIIGDLTKAGQRLLVVHGGWHGLGNTRFKSSTNRAPRQTTPGKPGEQRDLKLELKVLADVGLLGLPNAGKSTFIRSVSAAKPKVADYPFTTLVPNLGVVSVDRWKSFVIADIPGLIEGASDGAGLGIRFLKHLARTRLLLHLVDMAPVEGSESAADTAEVIVNELTKFSPSLAERDRWLVLNKCDSLPQDEHEARVKEVVDRLEWTGPVYVISAIAKIGTEKLCHDIMRYLEDRADRLAADPAYKQELAELDQRIEDEARAQLQALDDKRALRRSGVKSVHDIGEDDWDEEDVDDEDGPEIIYVRD
- the proB gene encoding glutamate 5-kinase gives rise to the protein MRSKVTGAQRWVVKIGSALLTADGKGLDRAAMGVWVEQMVALHEAGVELVLVSSGAVAAGMSRLGWTVRPSAMHELQAAAAIGQMGLVQAWESSFAEHSRHTAQILLTHDDLSDRKRYLNARSTLRALVELGVIPVINENDTVVTDEIRFGDNDTLAALVANLVEADLLVILTDRDGMFDADPRNNPDAKMIYEARADDPALDAVAGGTGGALGRGGMQTKLRAARLAARSGAHTIIVGGRLERVLDRLKAGERMGTLLSPERGLLAARKQWLAGHLQTRGTLVLDEGAVAALSKGNKSLLPVGVKAVQGGFRRGEMVVCVAPDGREIARGLANYSAAEAQKIIGQSSDAIVGLLGYMAEPELVHRDNLILV
- a CDS encoding CreA family protein, whose protein sequence is MRLIGGLLGLMLAMPLMASAEEIGSVSTVFKFVGPNDRIVVEAFDDPKVDGVTCYLSRAKTGGMKGGLGLAEDRAEASIACRQTGPISFKGDLKEGDEVFKERTSLVFKTMQVVRFLDKKRNTLVYLVYSDRLIEGSPQNAVTAIPILPWPHE
- the rpsT gene encoding 30S ribosomal protein S20, yielding MANTPSAKKRAKQAEKRRSHNASLRSMVRTYIKNVVKAIDAKDAAKAQAAYVLAVPVIDRMADKGIIHKNKAARHKSRLNGHVKALNLATAA